In Acinetobacter sp. C32I, one genomic interval encodes:
- a CDS encoding TOBE-like domain-containing protein, whose amino-acid sequence MSIQVKNIEKHFGAFHALKNISLDFPEGELVALLGPSGCGKTTLLRIIAGLESADGGQVLLEGEDATDIHVRERQVGFVFQHYALFRHMTVFDNIAFGLRVRPRATRPSEAEIKKRVTRLLDLVQLGFLADRYPAQLSGGQRQRIALARALAVEPRVLLLDEPFGALDAKVRKELRRWLRTLHDELHITSIFVTHDQEEALEVADQIIVMNKGDVEQIGSPREVYEKPATPFVFDFLGQANRFEGEHTGGIIRIGDDRIQLPTLLDAPQGKVIAFARPNELHIHTQPQANTIEATFLREVWIAGRVVAELQDRSGRTIEILLSVEEANLHQFKPNQTVWISAAQLHLFADQTTQVA is encoded by the coding sequence ATGAGTATTCAAGTTAAAAATATTGAAAAACACTTTGGTGCATTCCATGCGCTGAAAAATATTTCGTTAGACTTTCCTGAAGGTGAATTGGTTGCCCTACTTGGCCCTTCAGGCTGCGGAAAAACAACCTTATTACGCATCATTGCGGGCTTAGAATCTGCAGATGGCGGTCAGGTTTTACTTGAAGGTGAAGATGCAACGGACATCCATGTACGTGAGCGTCAGGTTGGTTTCGTGTTTCAACATTATGCCCTATTCCGCCACATGACTGTTTTTGACAATATTGCCTTTGGTTTACGCGTTCGCCCACGTGCAACACGTCCTTCAGAAGCTGAAATCAAAAAACGTGTAACGCGCTTACTGGATTTGGTACAACTGGGCTTCTTGGCAGATCGTTACCCAGCCCAACTTTCTGGTGGTCAGCGTCAACGTATTGCATTAGCCCGTGCACTCGCAGTTGAACCACGTGTTTTGTTACTTGATGAACCCTTTGGTGCACTTGATGCCAAAGTGCGTAAAGAATTACGCCGCTGGTTACGTACCTTACATGATGAGCTGCATATCACCTCAATCTTCGTGACTCACGATCAAGAAGAAGCACTAGAAGTAGCTGATCAGATCATCGTGATGAACAAAGGTGATGTCGAACAGATTGGCTCGCCACGTGAAGTGTATGAAAAACCTGCAACCCCATTTGTTTTTGATTTCCTTGGTCAAGCAAATCGTTTTGAAGGTGAGCATACTGGCGGTATTATCCGTATCGGCGATGACCGTATTCAGCTACCGACTCTATTAGATGCGCCACAAGGGAAAGTCATTGCATTTGCACGACCAAATGAATTACATATTCATACCCAACCTCAAGCCAACACCATTGAGGCAACCTTCTTACGTGAAGTGTGGATTGCAGGTCGAGTTGTGGCGGAATTACAAGATCGTAGTGGACGTACTATCGAAATTTTATTAAGTGTAGAAGAAGCGAACTTACATCAATTCAAACCAAATCAAACCGTTTGGATCAGTGCAGCTCAACTTCATTTATTCGCAGATCAAACAACGCAAGTTGCTTAA
- a CDS encoding glyoxalase superfamily protein: MQSGSITPIFRIFDIELAQAFYLEYLGFQLDWQHTFGDNFPIYLQISKGDCIIHLSEHFGDASPHSAIRIYWENLSLLHAELDAKDYKFAKPQVEKTDWETLELSITDPFSNRIIFWEDA; this comes from the coding sequence ATGCAATCTGGATCAATTACCCCGATTTTTCGTATTTTTGATATTGAACTTGCTCAAGCATTCTATCTTGAATATTTGGGCTTCCAATTGGACTGGCAACATACTTTTGGGGATAACTTCCCTATTTATCTACAGATTTCCAAAGGCGATTGCATTATCCACTTATCGGAACATTTTGGTGATGCCAGCCCGCATAGCGCCATTCGTATTTATTGGGAAAATCTCAGTTTGCTTCACGCAGAATTAGATGCAAAAGACTATAAATTTGCCAAACCTCAAGTAGAGAAAACCGACTGGGAAACATTGGAACTGAGTATCACCGATCCATTTTCAAATCGAATTATCTTTTGGGAAGATGCTTAA
- a CDS encoding CysB family HTH-type transcriptional regulator has translation MNFQQLRIIRETVRQNFNLTEASAALYTSQSGVSKHIKDLEDELGVQLFVRKGKRLLGLTEPGQSLLSIVERMLVDADNIKRLADDFNKVDEGTLTIATTHTQARYVLPPIVNQFKKLFPKVHLVLQQASPVEIAEMLLQGEADIGIATESLTTEENLASVPYYEWHHSIITPKDHPLAKLDKISLDVLAEYPLITYHGGFTGRSKIDKAFEDAQLHADIVMSALDADVIKTYVELNMGVGIVNDVAYDAERDYRLQQIKTDVFGVNTTWIAVRKGHLLRGYGYEFISLCSPETDIKALKKVAYPEE, from the coding sequence ATGAACTTCCAACAACTCAGAATTATTCGAGAAACTGTTCGCCAAAACTTTAATTTAACTGAAGCATCTGCGGCACTTTATACCTCCCAATCTGGTGTCAGTAAACACATTAAAGATTTAGAAGATGAATTAGGTGTACAACTCTTTGTACGTAAAGGTAAACGCTTATTAGGCCTCACCGAACCAGGTCAATCCTTATTAAGCATTGTAGAACGGATGTTGGTCGATGCTGACAATATTAAACGTCTAGCCGATGATTTTAATAAAGTGGATGAAGGCACACTGACTATCGCGACTACGCATACTCAGGCACGTTATGTGCTGCCACCGATTGTGAATCAGTTTAAAAAGTTATTTCCAAAAGTACATTTGGTATTACAACAAGCCAGCCCTGTGGAAATTGCAGAAATGTTGCTGCAAGGCGAAGCAGATATTGGGATTGCAACTGAATCTTTAACTACAGAAGAAAACTTAGCCAGCGTGCCTTATTATGAATGGCATCACAGTATCATTACACCGAAAGATCATCCATTGGCAAAGCTCGATAAAATCAGCCTAGATGTCTTAGCTGAATATCCTCTGATTACCTACCACGGCGGTTTCACAGGACGTTCTAAAATCGACAAAGCTTTTGAAGATGCGCAATTACATGCGGATATCGTCATGTCTGCCCTCGATGCCGATGTCATCAAGACCTATGTTGAACTGAATATGGGCGTTGGGATTGTCAACGATGTCGCTTATGATGCAGAACGTGACTACCGCTTGCAACAGATTAAAACCGATGTCTTTGGTGTGAATACCACTTGGATTGCAGTGCGCAAAGGACACCTGCTCCGCGGCTATGGTTATGAGTTTATTTCGCTCTGCTCACCAGAAACGGATATTAAGGCACTGAAAAAAGTGGCTTATCCAGAAGAATAA
- a CDS encoding 4-oxalocrotonate tautomerase family protein, which translates to MPYILIQITKENVSVQQKQQLIKEATELVVRVLDKDPATTFVVIDEVNTDNWGVAGETVSTRRLKQPVHNDEAIG; encoded by the coding sequence ATGCCTTATATTTTGATTCAAATTACCAAAGAGAATGTTTCAGTACAGCAAAAGCAGCAATTGATTAAGGAGGCGACGGAGCTTGTAGTTCGGGTACTAGATAAGGACCCTGCAACCACATTTGTGGTGATTGATGAAGTGAATACAGATAATTGGGGGGTGGCGGGAGAGACAGTATCCACGCGACGACTGAAGCAACCCGTCCATAATGATGAGGCGATAGGGTAA
- the carO gene encoding ornithine uptake porin CarO codes for MKALRVMLAAGALTAIAGTAFAADEQVVKESVYAFPSYLDPVSVRAEVGTTGYGGAISYKVNPYVSLSLGYNGGDISWSDSLKIDGTKYDMDMDNKTAYLNAEIYPWGTNQNAFARALYVAAGVGYLDNSYDLKKSVSNTNDTIKIDGSNYYAPGGSGSVKGHLNYDNQIAPYVGLGLNSPVYKNFGVFGEVGAYYTGNPEVDLKSEGLVKVGGTESGQAAADRDADKIANKSRYEWMPVAKVGVSFKF; via the coding sequence ATGAAAGCTTTGCGTGTTATGTTAGCAGCAGGTGCATTAACAGCGATTGCAGGTACTGCATTTGCAGCAGATGAACAAGTAGTGAAGGAATCAGTTTATGCATTCCCTTCATATTTAGATCCAGTTTCTGTTCGTGCTGAGGTAGGTACTACAGGCTACGGTGGTGCAATTTCATATAAAGTCAACCCATACGTTAGCTTAAGCCTTGGTTATAATGGTGGCGATATTTCTTGGTCAGACAGTTTGAAAATTGATGGCACGAAATATGATATGGACATGGACAATAAAACAGCGTATTTAAATGCTGAAATTTATCCATGGGGTACTAACCAAAATGCATTTGCTCGTGCACTTTATGTAGCAGCTGGTGTTGGTTATCTTGATAATAGTTATGATTTGAAAAAATCTGTTTCAAATACAAACGATACAATCAAAATTGATGGTTCAAACTACTACGCTCCTGGCGGTAGTGGTTCTGTGAAAGGCCATTTAAATTATGATAACCAAATTGCTCCATACGTAGGTTTAGGTTTAAATAGCCCAGTTTATAAGAACTTTGGTGTATTTGGTGAGGTCGGTGCGTACTATACTGGTAATCCTGAAGTTGACTTGAAATCTGAAGGCTTAGTCAAAGTAGGTGGCACAGAGTCAGGTCAAGCAGCAGCTGATCGTGATGCAGATAAAATTGCGAATAAGAGCCGATATGAATGGATGCCAGTTGCGAAAGTAGGCGTGAGCTTTAAGTTCTAA
- a CDS encoding nuclear transport factor 2 family protein: protein MVNNAILAIHSQLQQYFDALYFCDVNRLQQVFHPDAMYINATDHPLLKLEMASYFSIVEKRISPASQNALRQDKVVSINLIHKRLAIAHVECAIQPKYFYDALTLIYEHQQWKIISKVFQYEIL from the coding sequence ATGGTTAATAATGCTATTTTAGCGATTCATTCGCAATTGCAGCAATATTTTGATGCTTTATATTTTTGTGATGTGAACCGCTTGCAACAAGTCTTCCATCCTGATGCCATGTATATCAACGCCACGGATCATCCTTTGTTAAAACTGGAGATGGCAAGCTATTTTTCTATTGTGGAAAAGCGTATTTCACCCGCTTCTCAAAATGCGCTAAGACAAGATAAAGTGGTTTCCATCAACTTGATTCATAAGCGATTGGCAATTGCGCATGTTGAATGTGCCATTCAGCCAAAATATTTTTATGACGCATTAACACTGATATATGAACATCAACAATGGAAAATTATAAGCAAAGTTTTTCAATATGAAATTTTATAG
- a CDS encoding peroxiredoxin: MSENIQLPNHSFPTTQGEVNLAELSSEWLVLYFYPKDSTPGCTTQAVGFSCLKDQFDALNCQIIGVSRDSVKAHQNFTEKQALTIDLISDKEEVLCKHFDVIKEKNMYGKQVMGIERSTFIFHNQQLVKSYRKVKAAGHAEQVLEYLKALQSA, encoded by the coding sequence ATGTCTGAGAATATTCAATTACCGAATCACAGCTTCCCAACCACACAGGGTGAAGTGAATCTTGCAGAACTGAGTAGTGAATGGCTGGTGCTTTATTTCTATCCAAAGGATTCAACCCCAGGTTGTACTACTCAAGCCGTTGGCTTTTCTTGCTTAAAAGACCAATTTGATGCGTTAAACTGTCAAATTATTGGCGTCTCACGTGACTCAGTTAAAGCACATCAGAACTTCACTGAGAAACAAGCGCTCACAATTGATTTAATCAGCGATAAAGAAGAAGTGTTATGCAAACATTTCGATGTGATCAAAGAAAAGAATATGTATGGCAAACAAGTGATGGGCATCGAACGCTCAACGTTTATTTTCCATAACCAGCAATTGGTCAAAAGCTATCGTAAGGTCAAGGCTGCTGGACATGCAGAACAAGTGCTTGAATACTTAAAAGCATTGCAATCAGCATAA
- a CDS encoding diphthine--ammonia ligase has translation MQDQWKTNADQRQSIVSFSGGKDSSLALYHTMQTGTVIGLIMMLEEQGQRSRSHAMPLDIIRAQAEAIGLPVYMASSSWADYESKFISLLDQAKQHGAEVLVTGDLDMPQHGCWHDRVTQQVGLKLGMPLWLRPHKEVVEEFINLGFRSVLVTVNLKLGMKVEDLGKMLTLEYIQELENRGIDPCGEGGEFHTTVIDGPIFNKAIPVRQGDIVYHEEYAFLPLELEQH, from the coding sequence ATGCAAGACCAATGGAAAACCAATGCTGATCAAAGGCAGTCTATCGTCTCTTTTAGTGGTGGCAAAGACAGTTCCCTCGCCCTATATCACACCATGCAAACAGGCACAGTGATCGGGTTAATTATGATGTTAGAAGAACAAGGGCAACGCTCTCGTTCACATGCAATGCCACTGGATATTATTCGCGCCCAAGCAGAGGCCATTGGTTTACCAGTATATATGGCATCATCCAGTTGGGCTGATTATGAAAGCAAGTTTATTTCCCTACTTGATCAAGCCAAACAACACGGTGCTGAAGTTCTGGTAACAGGTGATTTGGATATGCCCCAGCATGGCTGCTGGCATGATCGTGTTACCCAACAAGTGGGATTGAAATTAGGCATGCCGCTGTGGTTACGCCCACATAAAGAAGTGGTAGAAGAATTTATCAATCTTGGTTTTCGCAGTGTTCTCGTAACAGTTAATCTTAAACTCGGCATGAAAGTCGAAGATTTAGGCAAAATGCTCACGCTGGAATACATCCAAGAATTAGAAAATCGTGGCATTGATCCATGTGGTGAAGGTGGAGAATTCCACACCACCGTGATTGATGGACCAATTTTTAACAAAGCTATTCCTGTACGCCAAGGTGATATTGTTTATCATGAGGAATATGCTTTTTTGCCACTTGAGCTTGAACAACATTAA
- a CDS encoding LysR family transcriptional regulator, which yields MSQQLRRMMFSSVELFCLVAEYESFTKAALHAGVSPAAVSRSIARLEKHLTLPLFIRTTRQVRLTPQGKIYFDECKQALNQILEAEQQLKNQNQQPTGLIRLSVPTPYGHYRILPLLAKFSQQYPKIEIDVQLTNKNVDFIAEGYDLAIRGRQFADSNLIARQLEQAELIVVASPEYLKQFGIPQYLEDLQHHQCIQFVLPSTGKNVPWLFNLNRQIVEYVTTAKIRCLDDILGTVTLAKHGAGLLQTYRFIVEKEIENHTLVEVLTELSGASRPFSLVYPSKKHESFHLRVLIDFLINELTNVN from the coding sequence ATGTCGCAGCAACTTAGACGAATGATGTTTAGCAGCGTCGAACTGTTTTGTTTAGTTGCTGAATACGAAAGCTTTACTAAAGCGGCATTACATGCAGGTGTTAGTCCTGCGGCTGTGAGTCGTTCAATCGCACGCCTTGAAAAGCATTTAACCCTTCCATTGTTTATCCGAACGACTCGCCAAGTCCGTTTAACCCCACAAGGAAAAATCTATTTTGATGAATGTAAACAAGCATTAAATCAAATTCTTGAGGCAGAACAGCAATTAAAGAATCAAAATCAGCAACCGACAGGTCTCATCAGACTCAGTGTTCCTACCCCTTATGGGCATTATCGAATATTGCCTTTACTGGCAAAATTCTCACAACAATATCCAAAGATTGAAATTGATGTACAACTCACCAATAAAAATGTGGACTTTATAGCAGAAGGGTATGATTTAGCGATCCGTGGCCGGCAATTCGCTGATTCGAATCTGATTGCACGTCAACTTGAACAAGCTGAGTTGATCGTAGTTGCATCGCCAGAATATCTAAAGCAATTTGGTATCCCACAATACCTTGAGGATTTACAGCATCATCAATGCATTCAGTTTGTATTACCTAGCACAGGAAAAAATGTTCCTTGGCTATTCAATCTAAATCGCCAAATTGTAGAATATGTAACGACTGCAAAAATACGTTGTTTGGATGATATCTTAGGCACAGTTACCCTCGCCAAGCACGGTGCAGGTTTATTACAGACCTATCGTTTTATTGTTGAAAAAGAAATCGAAAATCATACGCTTGTTGAAGTATTAACTGAATTGTCTGGTGCATCCCGCCCTTTTTCTTTGGTTTATCCATCGAAAAAACACGAATCTTTTCATCTCCGTGTTTTGATTGATTTCCTGATCAACGAGTTAACAAACGTCAATTAA
- the queE gene encoding 7-carboxy-7-deazaguanine synthase QueE, translating into MASLRSSAIPVSDPAAGLRITEIFYSLQGEANTFGLPTVFIRLTGCPLRCSYCDTTYSFEGGERLSLEHIIETASQHKTPYICVTGGEPLAQPNCLILLQRLCDLGFDVSLETSGALDVSKVDPRVSKVLDLKTPTSKEDHRNLYSNLDYLTSHDQIKFVICNREDYEWSRQQLEQFQLQDKVSTVWFSPAFAIEKGAVALPALARDLAQWILEDHLPVRFQLQLHKLLWNDESGR; encoded by the coding sequence ATGGCTTCCTTACGTTCTTCTGCAATCCCTGTCTCTGATCCTGCGGCTGGTTTACGCATCACAGAGATCTTTTACTCTTTGCAAGGCGAAGCGAATACGTTTGGTCTACCGACCGTTTTTATTCGTTTAACAGGTTGTCCTTTACGTTGTAGTTATTGCGATACCACCTACTCTTTTGAAGGTGGTGAACGTTTATCGCTTGAACACATCATTGAAACTGCAAGCCAACATAAAACCCCTTATATTTGCGTCACAGGCGGCGAGCCGCTTGCTCAGCCGAATTGCCTGATTTTACTACAGCGTCTGTGTGACCTCGGGTTTGACGTTTCTCTAGAAACCAGTGGTGCCTTAGATGTGTCTAAAGTTGATCCACGTGTTTCTAAAGTACTAGATTTAAAAACACCGACCTCTAAAGAAGATCATCGAAATCTATACAGTAATCTTGACTATTTAACGTCCCATGATCAGATTAAATTTGTGATCTGTAATCGTGAGGACTATGAGTGGTCTAGACAACAACTTGAACAATTCCAGTTGCAAGATAAAGTGAGTACAGTATGGTTCTCGCCTGCTTTTGCAATTGAAAAAGGTGCTGTTGCCCTGCCTGCTTTGGCACGTGACTTAGCCCAATGGATTTTAGAAGACCATCTCCCTGTTCGTTTCCAATTACAGTTACATAAGCTGTTATGGAATGATGAATCTGGTCGTTAA
- the cysW gene encoding sulfate ABC transporter permease subunit CysW, producing MSLNTNSNALAIKLQARDATREPTWVRYTLIGVALIFFLSCLILPLILVFVEAFKQGLTVYINALTDSDTLSAVKLTLLTAAIAVPINVVFGVAAAWAVAKFQFRGKAILTTIIDMPFSVSPVIAGLMLVLIFGTQGWMGSWLMDHDIKILYAVPAIVLATIFITVPFVARELIPLMEAQGTEEEEAAIVLGASGWQTFWRVTLPNIKWGLIYGVILCNARAMGEFGAVSVVSGHIRGQTNTLPLHVEILYNEYTFSAAFAVSSLLAFLAIITLILKTWLEIRQEQANKHQPNH from the coding sequence ATGAGCTTAAATACCAATAGCAACGCTTTAGCAATCAAATTACAAGCCCGAGATGCAACCCGAGAACCAACTTGGGTTCGCTATACCTTGATTGGTGTTGCACTGATCTTTTTCCTGAGCTGCTTAATCCTACCGCTGATTTTGGTTTTTGTTGAAGCATTTAAACAAGGTCTGACTGTTTATATCAATGCCTTAACCGATTCAGATACTTTATCGGCGGTCAAACTGACCTTACTCACTGCCGCGATTGCAGTACCCATTAATGTGGTGTTTGGTGTTGCAGCAGCATGGGCGGTTGCAAAGTTCCAGTTCCGAGGCAAAGCCATCTTAACCACCATTATTGATATGCCTTTTTCGGTATCGCCAGTCATTGCAGGTTTAATGTTGGTTCTGATTTTTGGTACGCAAGGTTGGATGGGCAGTTGGTTAATGGATCATGACATCAAAATCTTGTATGCCGTACCTGCGATTGTACTCGCCACCATTTTCATTACTGTTCCATTCGTTGCTCGTGAGTTAATTCCTTTAATGGAAGCACAAGGGACTGAGGAGGAAGAAGCTGCGATTGTACTTGGTGCTTCAGGTTGGCAAACCTTCTGGAGAGTGACTTTACCGAATATCAAATGGGGTCTGATTTACGGCGTGATTCTGTGTAATGCCCGTGCAATGGGTGAGTTCGGTGCGGTATCTGTGGTTTCTGGTCATATTCGCGGTCAAACCAATACCTTACCCTTACACGTCGAGATTCTTTATAACGAATATACCTTTAGTGCTGCATTTGCTGTGTCTTCATTACTGGCATTTTTAGCGATCATCACTTTGATTTTGAAAACATGGCTAGAAATACGTCAAGAGCAAGCAAATAAACATCAGCCGAATCACTAA
- the dapD gene encoding 2,3,4,5-tetrahydropyridine-2,6-dicarboxylate N-succinyltransferase has translation MSQLSTIIEQAFEDRANYSATDCPTEIRQAVEEALTALDNGTLRVAEKIDGEWVVHQWLKKAVLLSFKLNDNKPIEACDLRFYDKVDTKYSGWTEEQFKAAGVRVVPPAVARRGSFQAKNVILMPSYVNIGAYVDEGTMVDTWATVGSCAQIGKNVHLSGGVGIGGVLEPLQANPTIIEDNCFIGARSEIVEGVIVEEGSVISMGVFIGQSTKIFDRETGEVHYGRVPAGSVVVAGSLPSKCGTYSLYAAIIVKKVDAKTRAKTSLNDLLRAD, from the coding sequence ATGTCTCAGCTTTCTACAATTATTGAGCAAGCATTTGAAGACCGTGCCAACTATAGCGCAACGGACTGCCCAACAGAAATCCGTCAAGCTGTAGAAGAAGCATTGACTGCTTTAGACAACGGTACACTTCGTGTAGCGGAAAAAATTGATGGTGAATGGGTTGTTCACCAATGGTTAAAAAAAGCAGTTTTACTTTCATTCAAACTCAATGACAACAAGCCAATTGAAGCTTGTGATCTTCGTTTCTATGACAAAGTAGATACTAAATACTCTGGTTGGACTGAAGAACAGTTCAAAGCTGCAGGTGTACGCGTTGTACCACCTGCTGTAGCTCGCCGTGGTAGTTTCCAAGCGAAAAATGTGATTTTGATGCCTTCATATGTCAACATCGGTGCCTATGTAGACGAAGGTACGATGGTTGATACATGGGCTACTGTTGGTTCATGTGCACAAATCGGTAAAAATGTTCACTTGTCAGGTGGCGTGGGTATCGGTGGTGTTTTAGAGCCATTACAAGCAAACCCAACCATTATTGAAGACAACTGTTTCATCGGTGCACGTTCTGAAATCGTTGAAGGCGTAATTGTTGAAGAAGGTTCTGTCATCTCAATGGGCGTTTTCATCGGTCAATCAACCAAGATCTTCGATCGTGAAACTGGTGAAGTTCACTATGGTCGCGTACCAGCAGGTTCTGTTGTTGTAGCGGGTAGCCTTCCATCTAAATGCGGTACTTACAGCCTTTATGCTGCAATCATCGTAAAAAAAGTAGATGCGAAAACTCGTGCTAAAACCAGCTTGAACGACTTATTACGCGCAGATTAA
- the queC gene encoding 7-cyano-7-deazaguanine synthase QueC produces MRSRAIVLLSGGLDSTTCLAWAQANYECIALSFMYGQRSTTELDAAKALAQRAGVEHRIINIDLGNLGGSALTDHNIEVPEQLQEGIPVTYVPARNTIFLSYALAAAEVFDAAAIVIGINAVDYSGYPDCRPEFIDAFANLARLATKAGVEGKPLKIETPLLHLSKANIIRLGIEHGVDYSQTVSCYQADAQGRACGKCDSCRLRQQGFIEAGIADPTRYAE; encoded by the coding sequence ATGCGTTCTCGTGCCATCGTATTATTGTCTGGCGGCTTAGACTCAACAACGTGTCTTGCTTGGGCACAGGCCAATTATGAATGTATCGCCCTAAGCTTTATGTATGGCCAACGTTCAACGACTGAACTTGATGCAGCCAAGGCACTTGCACAACGTGCAGGCGTAGAACACCGTATCATTAATATCGATTTGGGTAATTTAGGTGGCTCTGCGCTTACAGATCATAACATTGAAGTCCCAGAACAATTACAAGAAGGCATTCCTGTAACTTATGTTCCAGCGCGTAACACAATTTTCTTGTCTTATGCCCTCGCAGCAGCCGAAGTTTTTGACGCCGCTGCCATCGTGATTGGAATCAATGCTGTTGATTATTCAGGGTATCCAGACTGTCGCCCCGAATTTATTGATGCTTTTGCCAATTTAGCTCGTCTTGCAACAAAAGCTGGTGTTGAAGGAAAACCTCTTAAAATTGAAACACCTTTGTTACATTTATCCAAAGCGAATATTATACGCTTAGGCATTGAACATGGCGTAGACTATAGTCAAACGGTATCCTGCTATCAGGCAGATGCTCAAGGACGTGCATGTGGCAAATGCGACAGCTGTCGTTTACGTCAACAAGGTTTTATCGAAGCAGGTATTGCGGATCCAACGCGTTACGCTGAATAA
- the gstA gene encoding glutathione transferase GstA, producing MKLFYSPNACSLAPHIVLRELGIPFELIKVDLQQHLTVLGDDFYQLNSKGQVPLLQLNDGSFLSEGSVISQFLVDQVGRKDLLPEINTPQRYQVLAWMNFIASEIHKAYSPFFHDSYADQRKAVFSSILNKHYRWVDQQLAEQHYLTGQDFTIADIYLFVVTRWAAFIELDLTDCIHLTRFMQRVANRETVKNAIAVEAA from the coding sequence ATGAAACTATTTTATTCACCAAATGCTTGTTCTTTAGCCCCGCATATTGTTTTAAGAGAGCTTGGAATTCCATTTGAATTGATCAAAGTCGATTTACAGCAGCATTTGACCGTATTAGGCGACGATTTTTATCAGCTTAATTCCAAAGGACAAGTGCCTTTACTCCAGTTGAATGATGGATCATTTTTATCGGAAGGCAGTGTGATTAGCCAGTTTTTAGTGGATCAGGTTGGACGAAAAGATCTATTACCAGAAATCAATACACCTCAACGTTATCAGGTACTGGCGTGGATGAATTTTATTGCCTCGGAAATTCATAAGGCATATTCGCCATTTTTTCATGACAGCTATGCTGATCAGCGTAAAGCAGTATTTAGCTCAATATTAAATAAGCATTATAGATGGGTAGATCAGCAATTAGCTGAGCAGCATTACTTAACTGGGCAAGATTTTACGATTGCAGATATTTATCTGTTTGTGGTGACACGCTGGGCAGCGTTTATTGAGTTGGATCTAACAGATTGCATACATTTGACCAGATTTATGCAGCGAGTTGCCAATCGTGAGACCGTCAAAAATGCGATTGCAGTCGAAGCCGCTTAG
- a CDS encoding CAP domain-containing protein: MTHLNAFLPLSLLFFLAACNSNAPTTSQDSTPLVTQIQKPVIEIRCQDIQNPAYQQVILNAINEIRQHPRQCGAQHFPAVAPLKWNNHLYQSAFAHAEDMAQYSVLGHVSSTGQDFRTRLKQTQFKGRGGGENVARGQKNLNDVMATWLASPVHCHNLMHPKFTDYALACTVDASAKQKSYWTQQFGVR, encoded by the coding sequence ATGACTCATCTCAATGCTTTTTTGCCTCTATCCTTGTTATTTTTTCTAGCGGCATGTAACTCCAATGCACCGACGACTTCTCAAGATTCTACCCCCTTAGTCACACAAATTCAAAAACCAGTGATTGAAATACGCTGCCAAGATATACAAAATCCGGCTTATCAGCAGGTCATTCTGAATGCGATCAATGAAATTCGGCAACACCCTCGTCAATGTGGAGCACAGCATTTTCCAGCAGTTGCACCACTCAAATGGAACAATCATTTATATCAAAGTGCTTTTGCCCATGCCGAAGATATGGCGCAGTACAGCGTGCTTGGACATGTCAGTAGTACAGGGCAAGATTTTAGAACCCGTCTAAAACAAACACAATTTAAAGGTCGAGGCGGCGGTGAAAACGTAGCACGTGGACAAAAAAATTTAAATGATGTGATGGCTACATGGCTTGCCAGCCCTGTGCATTGTCATAATTTAATGCATCCAAAATTTACAGATTATGCGCTAGCCTGTACAGTCGACGCATCAGCCAAGCAAAAGAGTTATTGGACTCAACAGTTTGGTGTTCGCTAA